In Anas acuta chromosome 25, bAnaAcu1.1, whole genome shotgun sequence, the genomic stretch ttcccccccatccaccctcttccacctcctccccccgagcggcgcaggggaacgggggaatgggggttatggtcagtctacagcacttcttctctgccgctccttctcggtcactctcgtcccctgtgctgtggggtcccacccacgggatgcagtccttgacgaactgatccggcgtgggcttcccacaggcagcagctcttccagaactgctccagatatgggtccgtaccacggggtccatccctcaggagaaaactgctccaacctggctcccctacgggcagcagctcctgccaggtcacctgctcctgcgtgggctcctctccacgggctacaggtccggcccggaatctgctccggcaggggtcttccacaggcggcagcctccgtcggtgcagggccacctgctccaccgtggtctcctccacgggctgcagcgtgaaaccctgctccaccgtggtactccatgggctgcagggggacatcctgcttcaccatggtcctcaccacaggccgcaggggacttctgctccggcgcctggagcacctctccccctccttctacactgaccttggcacctgcaaggctgtttctcactcccttgactctcccggctgctgtgtggcgcagcgtttttttccctgtcttaaatatgctctcacaggcgcaaaacaacatcgcttattggctcagatctggaaaacaacggggcccttcccaaacatggggcggcttctagatctttctcacagaaaccacccctatggccccctgctaccaaaccatgccacgtaaacccactacagataGGGAAAGAGCAATTGACATCATCTGCCTGGACTTGTGCCAAGTATTTGACACCATCCGGCACAACATCCTTCTCTCTGAGCTGGGGAGGCATGGACAGATGGAATGCTCGGTGGATAAAGAATTAGCTGCATGGTCGCGCTCAGACCATGCAGCTGATGGACCCTTGGTATCCCTCAAGGGTCTGTACTGAGACCGGTATTAGTTAATATCTTTCCTGGGGGCATGGAGTATGGCACTGAGTGGCACCCAGAAAGTTTGTTGATGATACCAAGAGGTGCGTTTGACACATTAGAGGGAAGGGATTCCATTCATGGAGACTTAGccaggcttgagaagtgggcccatgcAAGTcttatgaggttcaacaaggccaagtgcaaggtccttcGTGTGGATCAGGGCAATCCCAATCACAACTATGAGCTGGGCTGTGAATAGGTTGAGAGGagccctgaagagaaggacTTGGTGTAGGTGTTTGATGAAAAACTCAACATGAGCAAGCAAAGTGCACTTAGAGCCCAAAAGGCCAACCATAATCTAAGCTGCATTGAAAGAGGCGTGAGCAGCAGGTGgtgggaggtgattctccccctctacgTTGCTCCAGGAAGACATcaactggagtgctgcattcagcgctggggctcccagcacaagaaagacaaagacctgttagagtgggtccaaaggagggccacaaagaggatcagagggctggagtacgtcaaggggtaatggttttaaactaaagaagAGTAGATTTAGATAAGTTATTAGGGAGAAATTGTTTACTATGGGGGTGATGACAGAGTGGAAGAGGTTCCCCAGAGAACCTGTGGAAGCCCCATCCCTAGAAATATTCAAGGCCTGTTTAGGTggatttacatggcaaggttttcttcagaggagctggaagagggtggatgtgGGGAAGAAGTTGCAATGAACACCCAGACTCCAATGCAAGTtgcaagcaaaggaaaagaattttttaTTGGCTCTTCTCTATCTGTCCTGAGATAGCGCAATACCATAGAAACCTCCTAGTGACAGAGTACAGCCTATGAGCACTTTGGTATTTTCTCACTGTCCAAGGTTAAGCAATTTCATGTTAGCGCTTATACTACAAAAACAACCTTTTGGTGTTCCCTATATCCTCCTAATCATCACGTTCCCAGGGCTTTCTGCTGACCAAAGCGATATGACTTTGGTGGCTATCCAAGTTCATATACACCTCTGGCCCAAGAGAAagtggttttagtttgttttctttgtttctcacttctctagctagttagtaataggcaatatGTTTTCTTAATCTCAGAATACTGAGACTGTTTTGTCCATAACAACAGTTTTTGAGTGATttctctgtccttatctcaaaccttgagctcatttcatcatattttctcccctttccctttgaggagggtgagtgagagagcagctgtggtggtaTTCAGATGCAGAGCTGGGTAACACCACCTCAGCCACATTGGATGGCATTCTGAGTAGTCTATTCCAGTGGAAAGTGTTCATGCACATGGCAAGGGGGGTTGatctagatgatctttaaggtccattccaatgaaagacattctatgattctgccattctgtgattttacgGCATCGCTTATGAATTTACAGACTGCACAGAGAAACGCAGAGTCAAAAGCGGAAAGAATGTTAATCCTGGAGAGCGGTGTAAATGGGGATACGATCAAAAGCCAGTACAACAAATCACACACTAGGGGATGTAACAAGGGACCATCAGAGTAAGTTGAGGAGGAAAGGAATGGGAAGGATGTTCAATATCTTCATGCATAGGAGTCCTTGGGCATTTTTCTGAGACTTGGTGGAGCTTCTTCCTCAGAATGGCACATTAAACATCCCCAACAGTGTCACCCAGAAACACATCACCTGACTACTCAAGACATATGCCGCACTTGAGATGAGTATTCCGCCCTCACAGATGCATTCCTGCCCTAGAAATACTTGGACGTTTCATCCCAGCACTCTAAAGAAGCCATCACTAGGGCATGGCCATGACCTAAAATCTGGAAATGAAAAGGCAGCAGTGCAGGAAACCAACGCACAGCCCATATCATTTGTTGGGATGGTTTGCATTCAAGATGAGCTTGTCAGAAAATTGTTACCTCTGCCAAGGGAGACTCTGGGCCAGCAGCAATGAAGGACCAGTATAAaaggcagctcagctccctgctctcccatCCAATTCTCTCGCCTTGTCCTCCTTGGGAACCAGGTGAGTCTGaagccctctctcctcctcttccaaagTGGAAGGGATCTTGCATCAATAGACATCAAATCCGATGGTGGCTCAGAGCTATGGAGTTCAGTGCCTTGGAGTTCCTTGCCATGGAAGAGGGCTGGATAGAGAAGTTCTGTATAGGGAGAGGTTGGGAAAGGGGTCTGAGGAAGCTTTTGGTTTATGTGCTATGTGACTATGTGAGGGTGTTCCTGAGCCAGGCTGCTCTTTGAAGGGCCTTGTCAGGACAAAGTGATGAACACCATGTGCCTCCTGGCACAGCCTCCACATCCACCTTCAGCAGTTGCCTTGGCTCTTTTGTGATGGGGTAACTGAGCTGACCCTCACCTACCCATGTGCTCTGCTTCCTCTCTACCATCTTTCCCAGGTGCCTCTCCAGCCCAAGACATGTCCTGCTACAACCAGTGCCTGCCATGCCGGCCCTGTGGCCCGACTCCactggccagcagctgcaacgagccctgCGTCAGGCAGTGCCAGAACTCCACCGTTGTCATTGAGCCCTCTCCTGTGGTGgtgaccctgcccggccccatcctcagctccttcccgcaGAACACCGTTGTGGGATCCTCCACCTCCGCTGCCgttggcagcatcctcagctgtgACGGAGTCCCCATCACCTCCGGCTGCTGTGACCTCTCTGGCATTTCCAGCCGCTACTGTGGCAGAAGGTGCCTGCCCTGCTAAAGAAGCCAGTGGCCATGGCCCTGGGGTTCTTCTCCCAGGAACTTCGTATATGGTGCTACACAAAGGAGGAATCTTCAGGCCATTGCTTTCTCAGCTCCTCTGGCAAATGCTGGCAGGAAGGGGCCAGCCTGTGCTTTCTGAAAACATGGCTCATGCCTCTCCTTCCATCTCTCCACCtacctccttctcttccttttccttgtgCTCTTCTTCTCCCTTGGTCTGTGGGGCTCCTTAGTGCCAGCCCTCCCACTGCGGTAACAGCAGACACATGCCCTGCATGAACTCCACCATGAGCAAGGGACACTACCTCTATGTTGGCCTTGGTGATTCCCACACTGAGGGGCTTCTGCTTGGAGTGacctccttttcctctctacACTCATTAAAGATTTCTGCATCCCAGCCTTGTGTgtagatttttcttccctccgTGTATGCCCATctgagctgcccagggaggaTGGCTTTGCCCTTGGTGGGTATAAGACGGGTGTTTATGGAACCCCTTCCCCACTCCCAGAAGAATGGCAATTTGTGACACACTGCAGAGGGTTGTCTCTTGGGCACTGCCCCTTGGAGATGGAGAAGACATCCCTGGCTTTTGCAGAGAGATAGAGGGAGGgtaagggaaggaagagaggaggggaagcgaagggagaggaggggacgggagaggaaggcaggggagggtattgaagggaagaggaggtgAATCATCACAGCACTGGATAATATGGATGTTATTTTGTTCAGGGAGATGTTGGCAAGGGGTGTGTATAGAGGAGGGAGCATGTCCCAGGGCAAAACACAACCATAGCCAAGTAAGAGCGAGCAGACAGTGTCTTGTGTCTCCTCAGATGGCCTCTGCCCAGGCTGAGGAGTGCAGCTGCCCACTTTCCCCTTTGCAGGCTCCACGGTTATGGAAGCTGAGCACATAACCAGGAGACACACAGACAGGGATGTGTATGCCCCGTCTGGGGAAGATATACCCAGTCTGGTACTGGCAGTGGCTGCTTTTGGGGGCCCAAAATGCTCCTGATGCATTTGCCTGGAGGCCGAgacctcctccccctgctccaggagctgcacagggacgtcctggctccagcagctgacAGCATAGGCCGGGGGCAGCCTCGCCCCCAGTCTGACTCTGGCAGCTGGCACCAAATCTGCTCTCATTTTTCTACCAGGAGCTGGCACTTTCTCCTTGCAGTACACGTGCACACAGGTAAGGACAGATTCCAGAGGAGGACAGGACACCCCGCTCCGTCTGCCCTTGTGtgctcctcccagctccccttGCCCTGCACGTCCCCACATGGGTTTGTATGGGTCTATCCCACACCCATTCCTGCCGGCGTCCATGTTTCACAACCATTGCAGTTGCAAGGCTCAGGCTGATCTTCCTGGCAGTGGCACCTGTGGCTTCTTGATAGGCCAACAACCGGTGTGAATTGCGAGGTTTCTGTCGTGATCGCTTTCATGTTTCTTTGGTCTGGTCGCTGTCTCTGTATGCTTGTTGATTGTGTTCCCTTTTCTTAGCGTCCCAACTGAAAACATCCCCAATCTGATAATCGCGCTAGCATAAACACGGCCACAGCCCCGCATAGCCCCCCACAAGTGGtgtgccccctccccccctcacTGCCTCCCTCATCATctgtcagagaaaacaaacaaagaaacaaacaccctttgtttctcagttttccCATGGCTTCCTTCACCTTATAGGTCTTCAGGCTCTAGGTTGgtgcatggagcaggggcaTCACAGCCCTGGAGATGATGAACACCACTGTTCAGGGCGATGTTTGCAATGGGGTGGGTAGAGAGGAAGGAGCATGGCCCCAGGCACAACACAACTGCAGCCAAGTGAGAGTGAGCAGACGGTGTCTTGTGTCTCCTCACAAGCCTACTTCCAGAGGGCAACAAGGAACACCCTACAGGAGCTCAAGGAAGACAGGAAAACTGATGGTGCTATTGTAATCAAGGAGCACAGCAGTGCAGAAGCTCTCAGCAGATGCCAGCTGCATGACAGGTAGCAAGTCCCAGAAGAAGCCGTCAGTTACTATGTAGGGGCAGCACAGGATTATCGAAGCAGGAGTGCCACTTGTGCCAAGGAAGGGTGCAGGAGCTCAGTCCACAGGCTTCCCACCAAACAGGCACATACCTTCTCTCCCATGGCAGTGGATGGTAGATGCCAACAGATCTATCCTGGTCCTTGAGTGTGAAGAGAAGATCCCATTTTAGGCCCACTATTAGAGGAAGAGGAGCTAGACCACACAGCTAGAGAACAAAATTATCCTCGCTACACAGAAGGCATCTAAAAGCATAAGAGGCATCCTGACCAAGACATGGCAGGGATgacacccactagatcaggttgtccagggccATCTGGTcgtgaacacctccagggactgGGCATACACACCTTCTCTGTGCATGCTGTTCTAGTGCCTCAACAACCTTTGTATTgcctcctaacatctaatctaaatctcccttcctttactttaaagccattatcCCTAAATCCTATCATTACCTGATGTACTAGatgttgctctccatcttttttataaggcCCTTTTAAGTATTAAAGAGCTGCAATCAGgtctctctggagccttctcttctgcagactgaacatccccagctctctcagactttctttgtaggagaagtgctccagccctccaaTCATTTTGTGGCTGTCCTCAGGACCtactctaacaggtccacattCTTCtcgtgctggggaccccagacctGGCTGCAGCACTCCCAAGTGGGACCTCGCAAGGTCAtagcagagggggacaatcacctccattgacctgctggccacttctcttgatacagcccaggatgcagttgccATTCTGGGTTACAAGTGCGTGCTGATGGCTCATGTTGCACTtcttgtccaccagaacccgCAAAAGTCcgtctctgcagggctgctctcaatgactTCACCCATTCTGTGCCCATGCCTGGGATTGCTCCAAACCAGGTGCGGCACGTTGCAGTTGGACTTcttgaacctcatgaggttcacatgggcccacttctcaagcttctCCAGGTCCCTTGGGATGGTATCCCTTCGTTCTGCTGTACCAACTGCATTGGTCAGCTTCATGTCATAAAAAGACACGAAACAGAACCAGTCTGTAGGCAGACACCGGAAGGACACCAAAATTCCCACCAAAGCAATGGCTTTCTCCCTTGGCCATCTCTTTGCAGATGGAAAGACCAGACAGGGACACACTCGGGGATGCTGCAAAAGTTTATTGAATctcaggagggaaaagaggtgACTACAAGAAGAGGCCCTGAGAGTGGAGATCAGCAAGAGCCACCAAAATCTGTTCAGATTTTGAATGGCAGACTTGCCACAGGGTATCCATCTAACTGGACCCACAAGTGGAGAGAGGCTTGCATGTCACACCAGGTTGGTTTCTGGGGATTTCACAGAGAGCTTGgagggcagcagaaggcaacaaggaaaagagagaaaaagagtgagtgagtggaaaacagaaaaggtaaaCATTGGCCATGTTGACAGAGAGACCAGGTTGGCCCCTTCCTGTCTGTCTTTACAGGACAAGACAGAGATGGTCAGCCCCTCTTAAAACAGGAGCGTGAAGGTCTGTTCTTCTGTCCAGCAGCATGTTGTGAGTTCCTGGGGTCCTGGTCTGGGGCACTGTCTGGCATCTTTAGCAGGGGCGGCACCTGCTGCCACAGTAGCGACTGGCAATACAGGAGAGGTCACAGCACCCGGAGTTGATGGGGACTCCGTcacagctgaggatgctgccaacggcagcagaggtggaggaTCCCACAACGGTGTTCtgtgggaaggagctgaggatggggccgggcagggtcacCACCACAGGAGAGGGCTGGATGACGATGGTGGAGTTCTGG encodes the following:
- the LOC137844654 gene encoding feather keratin Cos1-1/Cos1-3/Cos2-1-like → MSCYNQCLPCRPCGPTPLASSCNEPCVRQCQNSTVVIEPSPVVVTLPGPILSSFPQNTVVGSSTSAAVGSILSCDGVPITSGCCDLSGISSRYCGRRCLPC